Genomic segment of Cytobacillus suaedae:
TGATTTCCAAAATAGTAGAAAGCCATCGCAGTAATGATTTCAAATTCTGTCGGAGAGCCAAGATCTGTAGACTCTAGCTCTAAGGCCAGAGGATAGATAATATTTGCTAATTTAACAATTTCATCGTCTGCTATAGGCTGACCATTTACACTAATTCTTTCGTTAAACACTTCAAAGAAAGGTGATGTAAATGTCCCCACATTATAGCCAGCACATTCCAACATATTGCGAAGATAACAAACAGTCGATCCTTTTCCATTAGTACCCGCTACATGGATCGCTTTTATCTTATTATGAGGTTGCTCAAGGCGATCCATCATCCATTCCATGCGCTTTAGACCAGGCTTTATGCCAAGTCTGAGTCTAGAATGAATCCAGTTGAGTGCTTCTTCATAGGTAGTAAACATTTTCATGTCCTCCAAAATAATAATAATTTCAAGTCAACATACTGAAGACGAATTCTACTAATAGAATTCGTCTCTTCAATACGTTTATGACTTTAATTCTTCAATACGAGCACTAACAGCATCTCTTTTTTCAATATAATCACTTTCTTTTGCTCGTTCTTCTTCAATTACCTGTGCAGGTGCTTTTTTAACAAAGCCCTCATTACTTAACTTCTTCTGAACACGCTCTACTTCTTTATCTAACTTTTCTAGCTCTTTACTTAATCTTTTTACCTCTTCATCAATATTTATTAAGCCCTCTAGAGGAAGAATAAGCTCTGCACCCGTTACAACGGCAGTCATTGATTTTTCAGTTGATTGTAAAGAGGTGGCAATGGTTAGTTCACTTGTATTACAGAATCTTTGAAGATATGAGCGATTCGTTTCTAATTGTTGAAGTACGCTCTCGTCTTTTGCTTTTATTTGTAGTTTAATTTGTTTACTCATTGGTGTATTTACTTCTGCTCGGATATTACGTACTGCACGAATCACATCCACTAATAAGCGCATATCACTAGCTGCTTGTTTATCTGTAAATTGCTCATTTACTGTTGGCCATTGTGCAACTGTAATGGATTCACCTTGGTGAGGTAGGTTTTGCCAAATTTCCTCAGTAACGAAAGGCATAAACGGATGTAATAGTCTCATTGTGTTATCTAATACATAGGCTAAAATAGATCTCGTTGTTTTCTTAGCTGCTTCATTCTCACCATAAAGTGGAAGCTTCGCCATTTCAATATACCAGTCACAGAAGTCATCCCAGATGAAGTTATATAATAAACGTCCAACTTCACCAAATTCATATTTATCTACAAGCTTTGTTACATTTTCAATTGTTTCATTTAATCGAGTTAGAATCCACTTATCCGCAACAGACTTTTCACCTGTTAAGTCAATCTCTTCATAGGTAAGTCCATCCATATTCATTAAAGCAAAACGTGAAGCATTCCAAATCTTATTCGCGAAATTCCAAGTTGCTTCAACCTTTTCAATACTAAAGCGTAGGTCCTGACCTGGTGAACTACCTGTAGATAAGAAATAACGCAGTGAGTCAGCACCATAATCGGCTATAACTTCCATTGGGTCAACACCGTTCCCAAGTGACTTACTCATCTTGCGCCCTTCTGCATCACGAACGAGACCGTGAATTAACACATCCTGGAATGGTCGTTCTCCTGTAAATTCTAATCCTTGGAAAATCATACGTGATACCCAGAAGAAGATGATGTCATAGCCAGTTACAAGAACGTTTGTCGGGTAGTAACGCTTATAATCCGCCGATTCTACATCTGGCCAACCCATCGTTGAAAATGGCCATAGTGCCGAACTAAACCATGTATCTAAAACATCATTATCCTGCTCCCAATTTTCAATATCCGTTGGTGGTTCATGATCTACGTATACCTCACCAGTCTCTTTATGATACCAGGCTGGGATACGGTGTCCCCACCAAAGCTGACGAGAGATACACCAATCACGAATATTTTCCATCCATCGTAGATATGTTTTCTCAAAACGATCAGGAACAAAATCAACTTTTTCTTCTTTAGATTGTAATTCAATCGCTTTGTCAGCAAGTGGCTGCATTTTAACAAACCATTGAGTGGATAAATAAGGTTCTACTACGGCTCCACTTCTCTCACTATGTCCAACAGAATGTAAATGATCCTCGATCTTAAATAGAACGCCAGCTTCTTGAAGATCTTTAACAATCTTTTTACGACATTCAAATCGATCTAAACCTTGATAATCCCCTGCATTTGCATTCATCGTTCCATCTTCATTCATTACAAGAACACGTTCTAAATTATGTCGATTACCAATTTCAAAGTCATTTGGATCATGTGCAGGAGTTATCTTTACCGCCCCGGAACCAAAATCCATATCAACATAATCATCTCCAACAATCTCAATTTCACGTCCTACTATCGGAAGAATAACTTTCTTCCCAATCAGGTGTTTGTATCGGTCATCTTCAGGATGAACCGCGATTGCTGTGTCACCAAGCATTGTTTCAGGTCGAGTTGTTGCAATTTCAATATGACCTGATCCATCAGCTAATGGGTAGCGCAAGTGATAAAAAGCCCCTTGTACATCTTTGTAGATTACCTCTATATCAGAAAGGGCAGTTTTTGTGGCTGGATCCCAGTTAATGATATACTCTCCACGGTAGATTAAACCTTTTTTGTATAATGATACGAAAACCTCTCTTACCGCTTTTGATAGACCTTCATCAAGAGTAAAACGTTCACGTGTATAATCAAGTCCTAAACCTAATTTAGACCATTGTTCTCTAATATGACCTGCATATTCTTCTTTCCATTTCCATGATTCTTCTAGAAATTTCTCACGGCCAAGGTCATATCGTGTTTTTCCTTCCTCACGAAGCTTACCTTCAACCTTTGCTTGAGTTGCGATACCTGCATGATCCATTCCTGGCAACCATAGTACATCATAACCCTGCATTCGTTTAATTCTTGTAAGTATATCTTGTAAAGTCGTATCCCATGCATGCCCTAAGTGTAACTTACCAGTTACGTTAGGTGGTGGGATTACAATCGTATAAGGTTCTTTTTTAGGGTCACTTGTTGCCTCAAAAAACTTACCCTTAAGCCAATATTCATAACGATTTGCTTCGATTGTGGTTGGATCATATTTCGTTGGCATTGTTTGTTCTTTTTCCATCATGTGTCCTCCTTCGAACTTTTCAAAAAAATTCCAAAATAAAAACTCCATTCATCCAATAAAGGACGAAAGGAGTTAATTTCCGCGGTACCACCTTTTTTCTTTAACAATACAAAAAAATATATTATTTAAGCTCTCTAACGATAACGGCATCTGCCGGCTATTACTACTTGAGGAAACCTCCAATCATAATAGCTACTCAAGGGCGACCTTCCAATTTAACCATCCTAAGAAATCTCACAGCTAATGATTTCTCTCTCTGAAGGTGTTAACATTGTACTCTTCCCAATCACTGTATGTTTATATAAAAATTTAATTGCATTCATATCTTTTATATATAGTACCTAAAAAATGTTCGTAACGTCAATAATCTTCTCCAAATTTTTAATATTTTATACTGCAGTATATGAAACATGCTTAAAAATGGAACTTAAATATTTTGTTTTGCATATTTTAGTAATATCAACAGAATGCTGCATTAGGAGGACTATGTATGAGAAGACGTTTTAGACATTATTCTTATCCCCCTTGGTTAAGGCAAACACGTGCCATTTGTGTACAGTTTATTATCCCTATAACCATATTCCAAGGTATCCGTACCATATTACTTCCAACAACTTTTGATGTAATTTTACTGGCCATATTCATTTTATTAGCAGTTTCCCTACATTTAGAATGGCTATAAAAATATCCCATACACTTTTACTATGTATGGGATTGGTTTTCTTCCTGATTCAATTCTAGTTCTTCTAGTTCTTCTTGTTCTTTTCTTCTTCTCTCATCTTCCACAATGGTAGTAAGGAAAAACTCAATATTTTTCAGTTGCCAGTAGGCTCTTTGAAGAGAGGCAACAAATTGACGCTCGCTCATTGAACTGTTACTGTTTTCATATTTATAAACACAACGATAGATAGGTTCAGGGAATGCCATATAGCTTAGAAAAAGAAGGAGCTCTTCTTCCTTTAGCGGATAGTACTTTCTATAAGTTGAAAGCCATTCAAAACAATCGTAGCTTTGTATTGGATAGGTATGGAGGGTGCGATAAAAAAATAGGACAAGATCATTTATTGGAGTTCCTACTTTTGAATCTTCTAGGTTACAAAAGTATCCACTTCCGTTTTTATCGAATAGAAAATGCCTAACAGAAAGCTTGCCATGATTTAAAACTGTTCTGTTTTTTTTCGTTTCTTTTATTTTTTCATACCATTCTTCTAACTTCATATAAGCAAAATTACTGCCTTGGGTAGTTTCATGATAAATGGAACAGAATTGCAACTCAAAGGGTGACATATACCATTTATTTTCACACTTTGTAATGAAGTTTTCTAAAAACTCTTTCCTCTTATCCCACTGTTCTATGTGGAAACGATAATGCTCAGAAACTTCTTGCTCTTCCACTTCAAACTCTTTAGACGAATAAGAGTGTAGTCTTGCTAATTCTTTAAAAAGTAATTGGTGTCGATCATCCCGCTCTTTTCCGAGTTCATTACTATACCACGGCATTAAGTAATGATATTTATTATCATATAAAGTTAAAAAGTGATTATCAACAGTACCATGTATTGGGACTATTTTAGTGTAACCACTTTTATATAGTTTGTGAATAATCGTAGGAAACTCAAGCGCACGCCTTGCTGAAATCGTTTTTAGTGCAAATACGCCATTTTTGGTATACACCTTTTTGACTTTACCATATTCCTCTATAAAATCTGCCTTAAGATTATACCGCTTTAGAATCGGCCCATAATAATTTATTAGATTTTCAGACATAAGGGCCACACACTCACTTTCTTATAGAATTTACAAATCTTAACTTCTAGGTAAAAATCCGTACCTAACCTAGGTAATGGTTAAATAAAAACAGGTGAGGAGAAAATACTCACTCACACTGTTTTGTTTGTATAATAGTCTTTATTTCTTACTTACCGTCACTGGAATGTAGAGTAATTGACCTTCACTAACATCATGGTTTAAATCGATATCATTTACTCTTAAAAGATGTTGAACATTTACTTCATATCGTTCAGCAATGATATCTAATGTATCTCCCTGCTGTGCAATACAAATCTTCATCTTTGTAAAATCCTCATCGTCATCACGTGCAAATATTTTAGTTAAGTATAAAGCATTTTCACTTCTTTTACCTGATGCTTGTTGCTCATGTTCACCATCATTCTTTGGTGCATCTTTCATATTCGCAGCAACTTTCTCTTTTTCTCTTCCTTGTGGAGCCCATTTTTGACTGTCTTCGGCTCTACTCTTCATCCCAATTTGCATTACCGGTTGTTTAACCTCTTCAACAGCATCATCAACAGCATCATTTACCACTTCATCAACTTTGTCGATATCCTCGTGATAAGCTTCTTTTCTTCCTTCTATTTCAAAAGGAGTGTACAAATCTGATTCTTCTTCAGGTTCGTCATTTTCAGAAGTATCTTCTTGTTCACTAACAACAGGTGAAAGATCTTCTTCTAGCTCTTCAAGTTCCTCTGTTTCTTGCACTTCATTTCTTGCATAAGTATTATCTTCTTTTTGTTCATTCCATTCCCTAGTTGCAACAAAAGGTGAAAGTTCATCCTCATTACTGCTTGGGTTGTTATCGATTTCGTTGTTCACTTCATTAGTATCGAAGCGGTCCTCTTGTTCATTTTCCAGTGAAGGAACACTTTGCTGACTTCCATAAATTCCACTTATCGATAAATCAGCAACTAATTGAAGACATCCATTTCGCGGCAATTCATAATCAAATGAATCAATAGCTACATAGACATCATCCAAGTTTTGAATTCTGTTCTTAGGTATGGTTACATCTACTGGGAATCTGTGTTTAAGCTCACTAACTCCATCCTCACGAGTTGTAACTTGATTAACTACTCTTAAGGCAGTGTAATCCCTAGGTTCTTCATCCTCTGAACGATTTTCATCTATGCGATATTCCCCTGATAGTTGTAATGCCCCTCGAATCGAAACATACTGATCATGTTCTTGAATAACAATATCTGGGTCTAGTGTAATTGAAACAAGCTCTGATACTTCCTGTCCCTTTTGAAACCAGACTGACTCTTCTACAGAAAATCGTAAGCACGATTGATTATCTGATGCCAAAGTCTATTCCTCCTTTCAGTTCCAACGAAACTTTTTACTATGACAATACAGATTTATGTCCGGAATCAGTGTTTTATGATTAAAATTTAATAAAAAGGCCCTTGTGTTAAAATTATTTTACTCTGAACTCAGACCGTTCCTTTGCGCTACAGGCACTTGCTTTCCGCGGGGAGGGATGGGAGCCTCCTCGGCGTTAACGCCTGTGGGGTCTCCCACTTCCCTCATTTCCCGCAGGAGTCAAGTGCCTTTCGCTCCAATCCACTCTACTCTAGTTATAAACCATCAATCTCTATTTGAAATAAATAAAGCAAAAAAAAAAGACGAGCCTCTCACTTAGTGAGGAGCTAGTCTCTTGTTATTATTTATTGAGTATTTCAAATGATTTTTCTGCTGCTTGGATTGTTTTTTCGATGTCTTCGTCTGTATGGGCTGTTGAGAGGAACATTCCTTCGAATTGGGAAGGTGGAAGGAAGATTCCTTGGTTAGCCATTTCTTTAAAATAGGCTGCAAAATAATCTAGATTAGATTTTTTTGCTTGGTCATAGTTCGTAACTTCTTGTTCGTTAAAGAAGTATCCTACCATTGAGCCTGCACGAGTAAATGTACAAGGTACATTATACTTTTCTGAGGCAGCTTTTAATCCTTCAATTAAGCGGTCTGCTTTTCTTGAGAACTCTTTGTATGATCCAGGAGTTAATTGGATTAAAGTCTCGTAACCAGCCGTCATCGCTAGAGGGTTTCCTGATAAGGTTCCAGCCTGGTAGATAGGTCCACTTGGTGCCACTTGCTGCATGATTTCAGCTTTACCACCGTAGGCCCCTACTGGTAGACCACCACCAATGACCTTACCTAGACATGTTAAGTCTGGAGTTACTCCGTAGTAGCCTTGTGCACAATTGTAATCAACACGGAACCCAGTCATAACTTCATCAAAAATTAGCAATGAGCCGTATTTCTCAGTTATGTTTTTCAATTCTTGTAAGAATCCTTCTTGTGGTGTAACAACACCCATATTACCAGCTACTGGCTCTACGATAATACAAGCTATATCTTCACCATATTGTTCGAAAGCATATTTCACACTTTCTAAGTCATTAAATGGTACAGTAATTGTATTTTGTGCAACACTCTCTGGAACTCCCGGACTGTCTGGCAAGCCTAGTGTAGCTACACCTGAACCCGCTTTGATTAATAGAGAATCACCGTGTCCATGATAACAACCTTCAAATTTCATAATTTTGTTTCGTTTTGTATAGCCTCTTGCTAAACGCAAGGCACTCATCGTTGCTTCAGTACCCGAACTTACCATTCTCACAACTTCTATGGATGGAACACGTTCAATGACTAACTTCGCCATTTCATTTTCAATTAAAGTAGGTGCACCAAAGCTTGTCCCACGTTCAGTTACTTTTTTGAGTGCTTCAACAACTCTTGGATTAGAGTGTCCATGAATTAGTGGACCCCATGATAAAACATAATCTATGTATTCATTTCCATCAATATCGTATATCTTCGAACCTTCACCACGTTCAATAAAAATCGGATCCATATTGACTTGCTTAAATGCACGTACGGGACTGTTTACACCACCTGGCATTAACTTTCCTGCTTCTTTAAAAGCTTCCAAAGACTTCGTATAGCTACGCATAGACAGATCTCCTTTTTTGTATTCTAAAGTTTTAAAAGAAGGTAGACACTCGTCTACCTTTTTTATTTATTCTATTCTTACTTAGACAACCATCTAGCTACATCTTTTGCAAAATAAGTTATGATTAAATCAACACCAGCACGTTTCATGCCAATCAGCATTTCCTGAACAATTTCTTTCTCATTTATCCAGCCATTTGCAGCAGCTGCCTTAACCATTGAATACTCTCCACTCACGTTATAAGCGACTACAGGAACATTATAATTATTCTTCACATCACGGATAATATCCATATATGATAGAGCTGGTTTAACGATTAAAAAGTCTGCACCCTCAAGTAGGTCTGACTCTGCCTCACGTAATGCTTCAGCACGATTTGCCGGATCCATTTGATACGTTTTACGATCACCAAATTGCGGAGAACTATGTGCAGCATCACGGAACGGGCCATAAAATGCAGATGAATATTTAACTGCGTATGACATTATCGGAACATGCTGAAACCCAGCTTCATCTAAGCCATAACGGATCGCTGCTACAAAACCATCCATCATGTTTGATGGTGCGATAATATCTGCACCAGCCTTAGCCTGGCTGATTGCCGTTCTAGCTAATAAATCTAACGTTGGATCATTTAGCACTTGTCCTTCTTCTACGATCCCACAGTGTCCATGTGAAGTGTATTGGCATAGACAAGTATCTGCAATCACAACAAGTTCTGGGAATGACTCCTTAATCACTTTAATCGCGCTTTGAACAATCCCATTATCATGATAGGCTTCTGTTCCTAGTTCATCTTTGTTTGCAGGTACCCCAAACACAATTACTGATTTAATACCAAGGTCCACAACTTCTTGCATTTCAGCAACAAGTAAGTCTAACGAGAAATGATATACCTCTGGCATTGAAGGTACTGGATTTTTAATATTTTCACCTTCAACGACAAAGATTGGATAAATTAGGTCTTCTTTATGTAAGTATGTCTCTCTAACAAGTCCTCTTAAATTTTCAGTGTGTCGTAATCTTCTGTGTCTTGTAAACTGAAGCTCACTCATGTTTATTCCTCCCTTTTCGTGGGTTGATTATAATAATGTATGATTTCTTCTAGTAAGTTATCGGTTGTATAACGACTAGGACAAATTTGTACTCTAAGGCCAGATTCTATAGCCGTTTGTTTTGCAATAGGTCCTATGCAAGCAACTACCATCTTATCGATGCCTTCCAGTTTGTCTGCAGTATTTCCGATAAGCTTTAAAAAGTACGTAACAGTAGAAGAACTAGTAAAGGTTACAACATCGATATGAGGCAATTCGCTTACTAGTTTTTCTTTCATGTTTTCATTAGCTACAGTATTGTAGACGATTAAATCGTTTACTTCTACACCTATTGACTCTAATTCGTGAACTAGTAACTTCCTAGACAAATTTCCTCTTGCTAGCATAATACGGCTATTGGATTGGACATAAGATTTTAATATATCTACTAGACCCTCAGCCACAAATTCATTAGGAACAATATCTGCTCTATAGCCCCGTGTTGCTAATGCCTCAGCTGTCTTTGAACCAACTACCGCAATTCGGGGTAATTTCTGTTCTTGTAGAGGCAGTTTTTCAAATAGATTAAAAAAGAAATCAACACCATTCTTACTAGTAAAAACAAGCCAATCAAAAGATGAAGCTTTTTTTATCTCTTCAAATAATTCAGTTTCTGCTCGATTTGGATATGTAAATGAAAGGAGTGGAATCTCAATCGGGACCCCACCTGCTTTCCTTATTTTTTCTGAGAAGTCAGAAGCCTGTTCCCTACCTCTAGTTACTAGTATTTTCTTTCCATGTAGAGGTTTGGTCTCACTCATTACTTATCTAACTCCGCTTTCACCTTATCTATTAGGGTTTTTGCACCAGCCTCAGTAAGTTTTTTAGCAACTTCACTTCCAACCTCGATAGGGTTAATGCCAACTCCCGTTTCTTTATAAATTGTTTTTCCGTCTGGTGAACCAACTAAACCAGTAAACACGATTTCATTATTCTCATTTATTTGGGCAAAACCAGCAATCGGAACCTGGCATCCACCCTCCATTTTATGAAGAAAAGTTCTTTCAGCCGCTACAGTACGCTCCGTAACTTCATCATTTAAAAGGGAAAGAATCCTGTGCATCTCTTGATCGTCTTCTCGACATTCAATTGCTAGTGCACCTTGCCCAACAGCTGGCACACAGTCTTCGTTATTGAGATATTCTGTTACAACATCATCAGACCAACCCATTCTTACTAAACCGGCTGCTGCCAAAATGATTGCATCGTAATCTTCATTTTGCAATTTCGCTAAGCGTGTATCAATATTTCCGCGAATCCATTTAATTTCAATATCGTCACGTTTAGCAAGAAGCTGTGCCGAACGTCTTAACGAACTAGTTCCCACTACAGCTCCAGGCGGAAGGTCGTCAAACTTAATATGGTCTTTTGAGATCAATACATCGCGGTAGTCTTCACGTTTAGGAACACACCCAATCATAAGACCCTCAGGTAAAACTGCCGGCATATCTTTCATGCTATGAACAGCCATATCAATTTCTTTATCTAGCATTGCTTGCTCAATCTCTTTTACAAAAAGGCCCTTACCTCCGACCTTCGATAATGTAACATCAAGAACTATGTCACCCTTGGTTACAAATTCCTTTACTTCAAAATCACAGTCTGCACCTAGCTCTTTTAATTTGTTAATAACCCAATTTGTTTGAGTTAAAGCAAGTTTACTTTTTCGTGACCCAACAATAACTTTTCTCACACTAACTAACCTCCTAATTATGTATACCACATATGAAATCTAGATAAGCTTCCAGATAAGAAATAATTGATTAATAATACTAAAAATGAAGCTATATTCCACAAGGCTATAGACTTTCCTTGTAGCCCCTGAACAACCCTCTTATATAAATAAAAGCTATACACTGTTATTACTGAAAATGAACCTAATACTTTTGCATCATAAAGTTGAAAGTCTTGCAACTTTATGTAAGCCCATAATACTCCTAAAATTAGTGATAGTAAAAGCATTGGTACTCCAATGACATTTAATACATAAGACATGTGATCGAGTTTTGATAAATCCTGAATACGTAATAATTGTTTTCCCCATTTTTTCTTCTTAAGGAGATTGTATTGTATTAAATAAAGAATCGAGAATACAAATGAAAGGGAAAATGCTCCATAAGATAAAATGGCCATTGTAATATGAATCATTAATAGTTCGGATATCAGCTGGCCAGCTTGTGCAGTAGATTCATATTGTACAGGTGCAAATGTATGAAGTGCCATTATAAAGAAACCTAGTATATTTGTAAAAAAGACAATAAAATCTACTCGTAATAAGCGATTTATTGCTAAGGAGAGAGTAATTAGAACCCATGCATAAAAGTAAAGCCCTTCAAAGACCGTTAATATTGGAAATC
This window contains:
- the hemL gene encoding glutamate-1-semialdehyde 2,1-aminomutase, which encodes MRSYTKSLEAFKEAGKLMPGGVNSPVRAFKQVNMDPIFIERGEGSKIYDIDGNEYIDYVLSWGPLIHGHSNPRVVEALKKVTERGTSFGAPTLIENEMAKLVIERVPSIEVVRMVSSGTEATMSALRLARGYTKRNKIMKFEGCYHGHGDSLLIKAGSGVATLGLPDSPGVPESVAQNTITVPFNDLESVKYAFEQYGEDIACIIVEPVAGNMGVVTPQEGFLQELKNITEKYGSLLIFDEVMTGFRVDYNCAQGYYGVTPDLTCLGKVIGGGLPVGAYGGKAEIMQQVAPSGPIYQAGTLSGNPLAMTAGYETLIQLTPGSYKEFSRKADRLIEGLKAASEKYNVPCTFTRAGSMVGYFFNEQEVTNYDQAKKSNLDYFAAYFKEMANQGIFLPPSQFEGMFLSTAHTDEDIEKTIQAAEKSFEILNK
- the ysxE gene encoding spore coat protein YsxE, which encodes MSENLINYYGPILKRYNLKADFIEEYGKVKKVYTKNGVFALKTISARRALEFPTIIHKLYKSGYTKIVPIHGTVDNHFLTLYDNKYHYLMPWYSNELGKERDDRHQLLFKELARLHSYSSKEFEVEEQEVSEHYRFHIEQWDKRKEFLENFITKCENKWYMSPFELQFCSIYHETTQGSNFAYMKLEEWYEKIKETKKNRTVLNHGKLSVRHFLFDKNGSGYFCNLEDSKVGTPINDLVLFFYRTLHTYPIQSYDCFEWLSTYRKYYPLKEEELLLFLSYMAFPEPIYRCVYKYENSNSSMSERQFVASLQRAYWQLKNIEFFLTTIVEDERRRKEQEELEELELNQEENQSHT
- the spoVID gene encoding stage VI sporulation protein D is translated as MASDNQSCLRFSVEESVWFQKGQEVSELVSITLDPDIVIQEHDQYVSIRGALQLSGEYRIDENRSEDEEPRDYTALRVVNQVTTREDGVSELKHRFPVDVTIPKNRIQNLDDVYVAIDSFDYELPRNGCLQLVADLSISGIYGSQQSVPSLENEQEDRFDTNEVNNEIDNNPSSNEDELSPFVATREWNEQKEDNTYARNEVQETEELEELEEDLSPVVSEQEDTSENDEPEEESDLYTPFEIEGRKEAYHEDIDKVDEVVNDAVDDAVEEVKQPVMQIGMKSRAEDSQKWAPQGREKEKVAANMKDAPKNDGEHEQQASGKRSENALYLTKIFARDDDEDFTKMKICIAQQGDTLDIIAERYEVNVQHLLRVNDIDLNHDVSEGQLLYIPVTVSKK
- the hemB gene encoding porphobilinogen synthase, which translates into the protein MSELQFTRHRRLRHTENLRGLVRETYLHKEDLIYPIFVVEGENIKNPVPSMPEVYHFSLDLLVAEMQEVVDLGIKSVIVFGVPANKDELGTEAYHDNGIVQSAIKVIKESFPELVVIADTCLCQYTSHGHCGIVEEGQVLNDPTLDLLARTAISQAKAGADIIAPSNMMDGFVAAIRYGLDEAGFQHVPIMSYAVKYSSAFYGPFRDAAHSSPQFGDRKTYQMDPANRAEALREAESDLLEGADFLIVKPALSYMDIIRDVKNNYNVPVVAYNVSGEYSMVKAAAANGWINEKEIVQEMLIGMKRAGVDLIITYFAKDVARWLSK
- the ccsA gene encoding cytochrome c biogenesis protein CcsA codes for the protein MTELNITRLHELTVIIYALSVLLYFIDFLHNNRKANLTAFWLLAFVWLSQTFFLIYRVIETGRFPILTVFEGLYFYAWVLITLSLAINRLLRVDFIVFFTNILGFFIMALHTFAPVQYESTAQAGQLISELLMIHITMAILSYGAFSLSFVFSILYLIQYNLLKKKKWGKQLLRIQDLSKLDHMSYVLNVIGVPMLLLSLILGVLWAYIKLQDFQLYDAKVLGSFSVITVYSFYLYKRVVQGLQGKSIALWNIASFLVLLINYFLSGSLSRFHMWYT
- the hemC gene encoding hydroxymethylbilane synthase — its product is MRKVIVGSRKSKLALTQTNWVINKLKELGADCDFEVKEFVTKGDIVLDVTLSKVGGKGLFVKEIEQAMLDKEIDMAVHSMKDMPAVLPEGLMIGCVPKREDYRDVLISKDHIKFDDLPPGAVVGTSSLRRSAQLLAKRDDIEIKWIRGNIDTRLAKLQNEDYDAIILAAAGLVRMGWSDDVVTEYLNNEDCVPAVGQGALAIECREDDQEMHRILSLLNDEVTERTVAAERTFLHKMEGGCQVPIAGFAQINENNEIVFTGLVGSPDGKTIYKETGVGINPIEVGSEVAKKLTEAGAKTLIDKVKAELDK
- a CDS encoding valine--tRNA ligase, which encodes MMEKEQTMPTKYDPTTIEANRYEYWLKGKFFEATSDPKKEPYTIVIPPPNVTGKLHLGHAWDTTLQDILTRIKRMQGYDVLWLPGMDHAGIATQAKVEGKLREEGKTRYDLGREKFLEESWKWKEEYAGHIREQWSKLGLGLDYTRERFTLDEGLSKAVREVFVSLYKKGLIYRGEYIINWDPATKTALSDIEVIYKDVQGAFYHLRYPLADGSGHIEIATTRPETMLGDTAIAVHPEDDRYKHLIGKKVILPIVGREIEIVGDDYVDMDFGSGAVKITPAHDPNDFEIGNRHNLERVLVMNEDGTMNANAGDYQGLDRFECRKKIVKDLQEAGVLFKIEDHLHSVGHSERSGAVVEPYLSTQWFVKMQPLADKAIELQSKEEKVDFVPDRFEKTYLRWMENIRDWCISRQLWWGHRIPAWYHKETGEVYVDHEPPTDIENWEQDNDVLDTWFSSALWPFSTMGWPDVESADYKRYYPTNVLVTGYDIIFFWVSRMIFQGLEFTGERPFQDVLIHGLVRDAEGRKMSKSLGNGVDPMEVIADYGADSLRYFLSTGSSPGQDLRFSIEKVEATWNFANKIWNASRFALMNMDGLTYEEIDLTGEKSVADKWILTRLNETIENVTKLVDKYEFGEVGRLLYNFIWDDFCDWYIEMAKLPLYGENEAAKKTTRSILAYVLDNTMRLLHPFMPFVTEEIWQNLPHQGESITVAQWPTVNEQFTDKQAASDMRLLVDVIRAVRNIRAEVNTPMSKQIKLQIKAKDESVLQQLETNRSYLQRFCNTSELTIATSLQSTEKSMTAVVTGAELILPLEGLINIDEEVKRLSKELEKLDKEVERVQKKLSNEGFVKKAPAQVIEEERAKESDYIEKRDAVSARIEELKS
- a CDS encoding uroporphyrinogen-III synthase; the protein is MSETKPLHGKKILVTRGREQASDFSEKIRKAGGVPIEIPLLSFTYPNRAETELFEEIKKASSFDWLVFTSKNGVDFFFNLFEKLPLQEQKLPRIAVVGSKTAEALATRGYRADIVPNEFVAEGLVDILKSYVQSNSRIMLARGNLSRKLLVHELESIGVEVNDLIVYNTVANENMKEKLVSELPHIDVVTFTSSSTVTYFLKLIGNTADKLEGIDKMVVACIGPIAKQTAIESGLRVQICPSRYTTDNLLEEIIHYYNQPTKREE